Part of the Lolium rigidum isolate FL_2022 chromosome 6, APGP_CSIRO_Lrig_0.1, whole genome shotgun sequence genome, gccgctctcttcgacttctgcgccgccattcatccgagctcaataagacccgtacgtaggcgctttcggatcttcaaccggccgccattcatccaagcttatcctcacgatgagctacatctcgaaCCTTCCATCTGACACCTCCAGCAAGGGCAAGCCTGCAGGATGACGCCACTGGTGGGATAGAGTCTGCacgcccagcagcggcgatgattccccgccgccaaTTCACAGCGCGGAGAAATGGcagggcgtggaggaggaggcggaggaggaagggtctgAGGAGGTGACGGCAGCagcggcccgtgcgaaggcgaaggcggaggcggacgcgaaagcgaaggccaaggccaaggcgcagccgccgagcaccggcgacgatgaggaggacacaagttcctccgacgagTCGACCGACACTACcttttcggaagaggtgacgagtaggaagcgccaccgtgatgaggacgacgaggcggggccatcatcaatgaagaagaagtagttcaaaataatttatatataatttgattatgttttttcgaagtttttatatgtaatttgtttatgttgcaccgatttcaatattagtaaagagtttttcttctatctattaaaattaattttttagtTTTGAGAAcgagtttgggggacgtggctggggagcgacgtctttCAAACGCTTAATCCGGTGCCGTTTGGGAATGGTTTGGGGGACGCaattgaagatgctcttagactcTGATCACGCTCCTATCAGTGCTTCAAAATCCGGTTTCGGGAAACATTGAATTTTCCCTCTGAGCTAGCTTTGCGAGCTCAAGGGCGACAGCACGTCCGTAGTCACATGTCATATTGTGTTAGTCCATAACGCGTACCGTAGACCATGCCGATGTGAAACCAGAATGGAAAGTGTCAACATGCCACCAACCCAGCCTGGCCTTGTGTATGACCACTAGCTAGTACGTACATGATTGTTTCAACTACAAAGTCCAAATGCTACCACGAACCTACCTTGCGCGTGCTACCTGATTGTATATAAAAGGCCCCTCCTGCACGGCAGCATCACAAACACAAGAGCAACCCGAAGTCCCAAACCCCGCCAAGGATCAGCTACATCTGGCATTGTACCTCCTCTTCTTGCTTTACTTTTTTCAGTTCCAACCGCAATGGCAGCTGCTATGAAGACCACCCTACTTGTCATGGCGGCGATGGCCATCTTGAGCACCGCCTCAGCGGCCACATACAACGTCGGCGAGCCGGCCGGCGAGTGGGGCTTCGGCATCAACTATGGCAGTTGGGCGTCCTCCAAGCAGTTCATCCCCGGTGACAGTATCGTCTTCAAGTACTCCCCGCAGGCGCATGACGTGCTTGAGGTCAGCAAGGCCGACTACGACTCCTGCAGCGCCGCAAGCCCAATGATCACTCTTAAAACCGGCAACGACATCGTCGCACTCCCCGCCACGGGCACCCGCTACTTCATCTGCGGTATCGCTGGCCACTGCTCAGCCGGCATGAAGGTCACGATCGACGTCGTGTCAGCATCATCCCCgtcgacaccatcgtcgcccgcacCAGCCAGCGGCCCCAGCGCCAACAACTCTCCCCCGCCGCCGTCACCCTCCGCCGCTACGTCCGTCAGGGTCACAGCAGGCCTTGGCCTTGTCGTTCTACTTGCCGGTCTCATGGCTTGAAGCCTTGAAGTCGACATCTGCCGCTGCATGAACATACGAGCTTATGTATAATCAAATATATTGCAGATGTATTTTTTTAGTGAGAGTATGTGACATTACATGTATGGTTTGCATATTCATTGACTCATTGTAAAGGATATAAATTAATATAAAGGCAACATCTTTTCAATTCGGATATGAAATGTTCACTTGTTGTATCGGAAGTTGGAATAGTGTGATTGACTGAGTTGTACATGAATGGTAGTCGAACGAAAAGTTGGCCCATTGAATCTATAAGAATCGAGTCTATAAGATTTTAAATATGCTATAGTTACTAGTTAGGGGCGAAGGCTCTAAGCTCTTCTCTTCTGTTACTCTCAGAAGACGCAACATCGATAACTGACTTGGTGATCACATCCATTAAGTTTAGCATAGCCAAGTAAAATACATTGCATCTAAAAAAAATCGGATCTATTGCTTGTGTATTgttttagagagagagagagagaaggtttATGTATTCGTTTTAGAGGGTATTTTAATAAAAATACCATCTTCTCAATTAGGAAATGAAACGTTTACTTATTTGATTTTAATTGTTCTAGGCATTAAATATTTGCTTATGACCCAAACTATCCGTGTGGCGACGAGAATAATATGTTGGTTAATCATGGTCAATTCAGTTGAGTAGAGTAGGTGGAGTTGCTTAGCTAAGGTTGATATTTTAATATCTATGCTTTCTAAGCATACTATTGATAATGTTCCTTTAAGTAAGGTTATTGAAAACTAGGTGATACCCCACGCGTTGTTGCGGGAATTGTCAGCGGATATTTTTCTTGTAAAAAAAGGGCCATCAAAAATAGTATTTAGAGCAAAAGGTATTGCATATCACACACAGTCAAAAACATAATGAGAATAATTATTGGTAAAAAGTTAGGCCACCAAAAACATGCTCTTTAGCACAGAGAATTAATGAAACACATAAGTTGACCCAAGAAATGTCTACtcttcttttttttgcgaaaattccaccgatctattaataatcatcaatagcagtacaaattgacccaaaagtaataaaaattacaagtaggtctttcgaccacctagcgacgactacaaacagtgacgcgagccgaaggcgcgctgcTGTCCTCACCTCTCCATCACCATAGCCGGACAAAGCTTGTGGTAGTAgatcttgttgtagtagacaaacgggaagtcatcgtgctaaggtcccaaaggaccagtGCACCATAGCAGCAACCGTCGTCAAAGATGACAATTGTAGATCGAaagagactgacctgaaaccacaccaacgaacacgAAAGCCGATTGGCACTAGAGTGAGGATAGAGCGGGGATGACCTTATTCTGATATCAAGATGGAGCCACCGCCTCAtcatcccgaagaagacactgaaaataacctaacaaagaacgaaaaccctcccgccggcgagaggccgtggtccgccacacctccaaggcccaaaGGCCACCGAAGGCGGAGCGGACCAGCAGCGGCGCCAACGAGGGGACGGAACCCTAAATGTCTACTCTTCCGATGGTTAATATGTATGAGAATGTGAAATCAAAGCTTAGAACAATATTTCTACTGAGTACTTCCGATGCTTCGGATCAAGTGGGGGTGTTCGGTTCTATTACACGATGTAGTTTGTAAATGAAAAGTATGATCATAATACATGTATACATTTATTTAGATGCATCAGACGGCATCAAAATTCTAGCAACGTCTTCAGCTCTGCCCAATTCAGACACGCATGGCATGTAAGCTTGAGCCTAATTACGAAAATATTGGAAGCCCAAAGTGGAACGAACCAAGTGAGGCGCGAAATCAAACCAGTGCAACATCCATCTTTGTTATGGATTCCATCTTTGAACCGGCGGGGGcttgtggtgggcggcggccaggcattcggtctgcgccatgccaaccacccccgcctctcgtcggtgcgtggaggcgatctcgggcatcttccgTAACACGAGGGCGTTCGggacagcagccttgggttcgacggaggaggtgacctcttcttcgccggagagggtcgacctgcggttggtggtggtggatttttgatctattgatacgtctccaacgtatctataatttcttatgttacatgctagttttatgacaatacctacatgttttattcatactttatatcattttgatgcattttccggtactaacctattaacaagatgccgaagcgccagttcctgttttctgctgtttttggtttcagaaatcctacacagaaaatattctcggtatTGGACGAAacaagccaaaccttctattttaccgagacggacccagagagccagagaagtgccggaggggggccaagggggccccacaccacacctgggcgcgggcccctccctggccgcgccaccaggtggggaagccaccccctggctcctccgactccgccctttcgcctataaattctatccgtcgcgaaacccctaaaacaatcgacgatattccacgaagagttccgtagccgccgccatcgcgaagacaagtttcgggggacagaatctctgttccggtatgccgccgggacggggaattgctcccggagtcatctccatcgacaccaccgccatcttcatcgccgttgttgtctcccatgatgaggagggagtagttctcccccgaggctgagggctctaccggtatctatgtggttcatctctctctcccatggtgtgatctttatgtgatcatgagctttgtatcactattaatctatgtgctactctagtgatgttattaaagtagtctattcctccttcatgatgtaaagttgacagcgtgtgcatcatgtagtacttggcgtaggttatgattgtaatctcttgtggattatgaagttaactattactatggtaGTATTgaagtgatctattccccctttcatagctattattgacagtgtgtatgctatgttagtactcggtctaaattgcaacggtattgtcttggattatgatttgatgaggatatccctatgagtggtgtttgtcaagtacttgatgaactttgagtggagctttcgtAGCCgctacatgattagtgattccaataggagagtaattcagagtagcacaagtgaagagaagttatttatttatgtgatcattgttgagagtgtccactagtgaaagtatgatccctaggccttgtttctaagtattgaaacaccatttccaacaagttctgttacatgtttgattgctgccatctttatttcagattgcaattactacttacaatcatccatattacttttatttcactatctcttcgccgaactagtgcacctatacatctgacaagtgtattaggtgtgttggggacacaagagacttcttgtatcttaattgcagggttgtttgagagggatatctttgacctctacctccctgagttcgataaaccttgggtgattcacttaagggaaacttgctgctattctacagatctctgctcttggaggcccaacactgtctacaggaatagaagcgtgcgtagacatcaagctattttctggcgccgttgccggggaggtaaggtaaaagatattcacatcctccgactactaagctatttcctagcactgttgccggtgtgtgagtgcttgaagctatttcctttagatcctgcaattgcatctttttgtttcttgttttttatttttcactagttgaatgcccgtgcgttgctacgggaccTTAATATTTTTATTGTAATTGTTGCACTCATATATATGTGCTAGTAACCGTCTAATATCATATCTTATGCCTGCTTCGTCTACATGATGATCACCACACATCCCAGAAGTTTTTCACCCTACAGACAaaagcataattcacataaatatacTTTGGCTATATTTCGATATTGAAAGTCCGATTTTGTTTTGAGGAATGTTACAATCCTTTGATATCTAATTTATATACTTATCTATTTATTGACACGTTTAATATATCTAtattttagaagaaatgtttagtTTATTTACGTACAATTTTCGGGAAGTTACCATCGGCTTCCTCTCCATCGTACTTGACCAACCGTACCAAAAACTGAGCCGGTAACCTTGATGAACAATATATGCTGGTACCAAAAACATAACACCCACTTTCACTTGCATTATGTATGACATGTCAAAGAACATCCCAGAAGAAGCATGAGTTAAAATGAAAATACACGACCATTTAAAATGGAAATGGGAGACGAACACAAGAAATACACTGGACTTAGCACCTTCCTCACCAGTCACCAAGCACTCAACATCTTCACCAATGAATGCTACACGATTCCGAGGCCCAGCCCAAGCAGTTGTCAATGGCACACGACCCATTCATACAATATGGTTTGTTTAATTTATCTATGTTAAGAAAGGCGACATGACTCAATTCATTTCTTCCGATCAATAACCTAATTCCAAATTAGTTTTCCATTACCCACCTTATCTTACCAATTGAGCAACCTAAATTAGATATGAGTGAATCGTGTAATCCAAGGAAGAACATAAAAAAAATAGAAGCATAGAGCATCATGTAATCTTTGTTTACCAAAGGAGACAAAATCATAGCATCTTGTACATTTAGATAATTAGCGTACCTACAGCCCTAGCAATTAAGAGCAACGGAGAAGAAGTCCAAATAAGTATGTACCGATGCACAATATGTTTTCTCTATGTTTTCTGTAGTGACTCATCTGATAGTGCAGCCACATCAGCTTATATTGTTACGGTTTTGTGTTTTCTAGATCCCATCTGACCCGCCGACATACCACGAACGCTCCTTTTCGTTTGTTCATGCATGCAGCAAAAATTGATCTCCTTGGCACGCAACGTCACCTTGCTGGCTTGCTTGTTCGACCCTCCTCGTCAGCACATCAAGTCATTGTTGGTGCGCACGTCCGCGTAGGTGTGGCCTTCCTCATCGTCCGTGTGGAGGTCGGTTTCTCGTGTGTGGCAACGCATATTGCCTCCTCATCCCGCAAATGTCTTTCATCCACTCTGAGATCTCGCACAGATCACACTTGAGTACCCAGTGCTACCATCGGAAAGTCCTGAAACCAATTTGAAAAGGAGAGGAAATTGTATGCACGAAGTAAAAGATGAGATGTTTTGGGCATGCAATTACTGTGGATCAGAGTAGGCACGTGCTGCGGATCTATTTTTTGCGAAAGGTCTTTGGCATTAAGAAAAACATCGAACGGTACAAAGCACCTcaataaaaaggaaaattacaatgaaATCTTTAAAATGTCCTTCATCTTCAATCTCTAGACCATGTCAACGGCGCGTCGCCTCTGCCGCTCCTCGCTGAGCCGGCCTGATGTTGTTGGATGCGAACGTGAAGTCGCCAAGCGGATCAAGAAGACCACATCCGTCCCGGAGACATTGAAGAAGGAATATAACCATCGATGAAGCTCCATGAAGATCCGATCTGAAGTAGCATAAATGATAAGATTGCACGTCGTGTTCCATCACCGTTGACATGGTCGTGTGCATGACGCAAGCCCACTACGAATGCACGCCATGAGCGACACCGTGTTTGCCGGTTCCTCTGCTGGGAACTTGGACACATGGAATGGTGATACCTAGCCCAGATCATACGCTATTGAGGACACCGCGCCTAGAAGCGCCCTGATCGCGGGTACTACCACCACAGATAAAAATAACTACGTCCACCATTGCCTATGTAACCGCCTCCGGAAACACCAAGGCGTCGTCTCCATCACGGCGGAGGAGAGAGGTTGTTGCCAGCATGGTCAATACCGATGCCGCCTGCCTGCACTTCCGGCATCGTCGTCCCCATCTAATTTCCTACGGAGCAGTCAAACTTCATCTGCAAGGACATATATATTCCGCAGATTGAATGGAGCGAGGAAATCACGTCAAGATATTTTGGAAATACCTTGCTTAATGGACAGGTCCCGTTTTATTTTTGGAGTGACCTACGTTAATAGGATGGACTAATCTCATTTCAATATTTCTTCAGATGTCAACGATAGAGGAGATCACATACCTTTTTAAGGAGAGGTGCCTAAACAGGAAAGATAAGATTTGTCCCAGTTTTGTTTGCTCGTTGAGATTATTATGGGGTTTTCTTTTATCAAGCAAGGAAATATATCTTTCCTAACTAATTGATTGTGTGATTGATATACCATGATTGATACTGTGAAATTAGATCGGACGAAGTGTAGACCGTGAGATTGATTGGACGGACAGGATGCTTTCCATGACGACCACCAaaatgcgttgagtgtcaaacgaccaactcccatttaatagtaaagactagttaggcataatggaaaacaacagtgagctttttaatatatttcctgagttaagacatgaattgtttgatgcgaaaattaaaaaatctatggaaccttatttgcatgctagtagcaatgttattagtatgaacgcaattactgctaatgctatggagaagtctaagcttggggaagctagtttttatgatctttttagcctcccatctttaggggagaaaatttgctctgataatgctttatcttccatatgcgataactctaatgatgcttctgatattttaaatccacctactgaaagtattcctttcaagatacctatgaaaattgttgaactcgctatgaacaattgctattttggagatgggactgtccatcctagtgatcatttactctttatacatgaattatgcgagttgttcgagagtgcaggtatttcaaaagaCCAAGTTAAgatgaagctattctctatatctctgaagggcagagctgcggaTTGGTATAAGAtgttgaagaatggtcgatctattggttgggaggaaattgtacctctcttttattctaaattgtatcctcctcatgaagtgcatgttgataggaattacatttataacttttatcctcgtgatggagagagtatttcccaagcatggggagattgaagtcactaatgctcaaatgtcccattcatgagctcccccgtaatgttattattaataatttttatgcaaggctttcaggacaccacaaggactatctagatgcctgtttggagggatctttcacaagaaaggaggttgaagctagatgatatcttcttgaaagaattcaaagcaatactgaagattagGAAAACGACAAagctaaagaatcaggtataaactacgagtatgattgcattaagtctttcgctcaaaccgctgattttcaagagtttagttctaaatatggtcttgatcctcaaattatggtcgattgctatagagactttgcttctcatattaatgtttctaaataaaattggtacatgtatcatgaaccttttaaagacacttgcatggaaaatgaaattgttgttaatgattttaataaacatgcccaaacttctgaaaatactatttcttataaggatgttaatttttgtggaatgcatagaccttgtgaaaagaataaaattgaagaagaatattgtatccatcacaggaatgaaaaaactagaaagtggtctagggctttagatgatcttggtgaaaaagtttgtgccctctatccttttatttgtaaactttgccatagagtgggtcattttaattttcaatgctcctccaatgataattcgaacctcatgagtgctgcaaatttgtattgtgatggtgaaatcacttctaatcagcatgatgaacttacattatttttggagtgtgaagagttattgagaaaaacttctttggtggatatgagtgctcttaatATTAacaatgtcctgcatgggtgtctttcttattgcattgataattgccatacaaatacttacatacaaaatattttagaagatgacactttgccaaaaatatgataggaccgctatgtgttttggacttattaatgaaaaggaggaatcctcccaagtttcttctattgtttctggaaataaatcaggttatgtggaaaagcctcccttcaagcctcttcctcctaaaaaagggaacgaggagaaggaaaagaagagggggaataaaaagaaagaggtaacgacgtacatatccccgcgtgtatgagataacgataggtaaccgtaagtatgttgctcctaatgattattatgataatgaatctgagtataaTGATCTTTCTATGCCCTTTACttatattagtgattatgatttggaagaggacactacttttgatactgaaaatctctttggtaccgattatgaaagtaatgatgttagcactatccatgttccctcaaatgatgatattatatcttcgggcttagataatcgttatagagatggctatgacacagagttataattatccttatgaaacttttcatagttatgatgggattgccaaaaaccattcccttagtatgcaacttgtttaccacgttcaaattcttgataatgatcctcgctccaattactattaatgagaagagtttttcttatgccaaaaataatgatacttttatgcatatgaatcatgataagaatgttttaagtgatgggtatattgtggatttcatcaatgatgctactgaaagttattatgagagagggaaacatggttatatgcatcttaataatattaagtttcccctctttatgttgagaattttgaagttgcgcttgtgttgcctttctatgcttgttgcgttatgcttacatgacttgtttatttacaagattccttttcataggaagtgggttagacttaaaagtattTCTTAtttccttttgatgctctcttttgcttcaactcttatttcttgcgagagcatcattaaaattactgagcccatcttaatggctataaagaaagcacttcctgggagataacccatgtttttattttgctactgttttgttgtgtcttggaagttgttactactgtagcaacctctccttatatttattttattgcattgttgtgccaattaaagtctttgatagtaaagttgatactagatttggatttctgcgcataaacagatttttagctgtcacgaatttgagtagatctctctgtaggagactctaaaaattgTGCCAAAATTCatgtgtgttcctcagatatgtacgcaactttcattcaatttgagcttcttcatctgagcatgttaagtgcctcaaaaaaattcgtctttacggactgttctgttttgacagattctgcattttatttcgcattgcctcttttactgtgttgagtggatttatttgttccattaactttcggtagccttgggtaatgtccaaaagtgttgagaatgattgtgtcctctctgaacatgtgaatttttgattatgcactaaccctctaatgagtttgttttgagtttggtgtggaggaagttttcaaggatcaagagaggaggatgatataatatgatcaagaatagtgaaaagtctaatcttggggatgcctccgtggttcatccctgcatatttcaagaagactcaagcatctaagcttggggatgcccaaggcatccccttcttcatcaacaacttatcaggtcacctctagtgaaactatatttttattccgtcacatcttatgtgctttacttggagcgtctgtgtgcttttatttttgtttgtgtttgaataaattcggatcctggcaatccatgtgtgggagagagacacgctccgctttttcatatgaacgcttgtgttcttagttttacttttaatgttcatggctaaagttaaaagctgctgcatttattgctatttggttggaaacagaaaatgcttcatgtggtaattggtatattgtcttgaataatttgatacttggcaactgttctgagctctcaaatagatcatgtttaagctcttgcatcatgtagtttaaacctattagtgaagaactaccgtagagcttgttgaaatttggttNNNNNNNNNNNNNNNNNNNNNNNNNNNNNNNNNNNNNNNNNNNNNNNNNNNNNNNNNNNNNNNNNNNNNNNNNNNNNNNNNNNNNNNNNNNNNNNNNNNNtagtattatatcgctcagagtggtacaacagaaacatatgcgggtccaaggcatgtctatagaattacaacatcgactctgttacataagatccacacaacctcctactttacaatgaggtaaaactgcaaataaactcagaagaacgactcgtagtctaaacctaacacgaactctatttgtagagtatttcactaactacagaggctaagaatagactctagctaaatatgagctaggtttaggaagctagttcccttctatggctaaactaagttttctccttgttggatgtggtattcgactccTCCGACGTGGTTctcgtctcgtgaagtagttgttgactcctcgatcttcaagttgtaccgtagatcctccttcgtggcctccatatctaagcagggatttaagagtgggatgagtacgagcgtactcaacaagttcattataggaaagaggtgtttaatgcactagctacagcattagaccagtaaagtctaataccaatgcaggttttcataatcatttcttcaagaggttgcttttattcgaagagctatgtccgtcagccttcaccggtttactagaacttcatggagctcctttccggccgcgttcgcagcttccatatcccggaacgaggagtgacaggtcacggttctttacactctgcagaggtgtgttgctttacccataagagatcttaaccttggtgccaaccaagctgcaggcttgtccacacttcctatggtgtgaggcccggtataaggtctagccaatcatgttcctccgctacctcgaacacccaccctttgttgcataccccgaccccgggtcctcgtcggtcctcttataccacttaaggatggaccccgaccacgacaacattttgggactcgttaaccaaactccttcgccgtagccgcaacccatcatagaccgcaataccgtggggactttaggcttc contains:
- the LOC124668643 gene encoding mavicyanin-like codes for the protein MAAAMKTTLLVMAAMAILSTASAATYNVGEPAGEWGFGINYGSWASSKQFIPGDSIVFKYSPQAHDVLEVSKADYDSCSAASPMITLKTGNDIVALPATGTRYFICGIAGHCSAGMKVTIDVVSASSPSTPSSPAPASGPSANNSPPPPSPSAATSVRVTAGLGLVVLLAGLMA